Part of the Alphaproteobacteria bacterium genome, GGCAGAAATTCTTGTCGATACGAAATTAACTGAAATTGAATATGAAGATGAAGGGCGTCGCATTCGGGTTTCTCGAGGAGGGGGGATTCACTCATCAACAGTTATGACTCAAGAGACTATTTCAGGGGATTCTGCGTTTGTTCCTTCACCACAAAATACAGCACCATCACATCCCTTAACGTTAAGCAGTCACCCTGGGACGGTTAAATCGCCCATGGTAGGCACAGCTTACATGTGCTCTGAGCCGGGTGCCGCTCCGTTTGTAAAGGTTGGGGACGTTATTACAAGTGGTCAGACACTAATGATAATTGAAGCAATGAAAGTTATGAACCCTATTAAAGCTCCTCAAGCCGGCAAAGTTACTCAAATTTTTGCCAAAGATGGAACGCCGGTTGAATTTGGCGAACCTCTAATGATTATTGAATAAGTTGATGAAAATGTCGTCCCTTACTTCCATTCTAAAAGTTCCCTCATCAGCTGAGCCTAAGCTATTTGACAAAATATTGATTGCTAATCGAGGTGAAATCGCTCTTCGGATTCAACGGGCTTGTCGTGAAATGGGTATTAAGACTGTCGCTGTACATTCAACAGCGGATGCTACATCTATGCACGTTCGTCTTGCTGATGAAAGTGTTTGTATCGGGCCCCCTTCCGGGCGCGATAGCTATTTAAAGATGTCCGCTATTATTAGTGCAGCAGATATCACGGGCGCAACAGCTATTCATCCGGGCGTAGGGTTTTTATCTGAAAATGCTGCCTTTGCGGGTATGATTGAAGAACATGGTATGACCTTTATCGGGCCAACGCCCGAGCATATTACCCTGATGGGAGATAAGATTACGGCAAAGAAAACCATGATTGATCTTGGTATTCCGGTTGTTCCCGGATCTGATGGGGGCGTTGATACGGATGATCAGGCCATTGAGCTGGGTAATACCATCGGATATCCCCTACTTATTAAAGCTACAAGTGGGGGTGGTGGAAAAGGAATGAAAGTTGCCAATACGGCTGAAGAATTGCCTCAAGCCTTGCGCCTAGCCCGAGCTGAAGCGAAAGCAAATTTTGGCAATGATCAGGTTTATATGGAAAGATATTTGAAGCGTCCTCGCCATATCGAAGTTCAGATTTTGGCAGACGCATATGGCAATGTTGTGCATTTGGGTGAGCGGGATTGTTCAATCCAACGACGTCATCAAAAGATTTGGGAAGAAGCGCCTTCGCCAGGCCTTTCCCCTGAAAAGAGAATAGAGCTTGGTCAAATTGTCACCAAGGCCATTAAAAAGATGGGATATCGAGGGGTTGGAACTTTAGAATTTCTTTATGAAGATGGGGAATTTTTCTTTATGGAAATGAATACCCGTTTGCAAGTCGAACATCCCATCACAGAAATGGTGACGGGTATTGATTTGGTCAAAGAGCAAATCAAAGTTGCGGCCGGTTTTCCCCTCACGTTGCGCCAAGAAGATATTAAGTTTACAGGACACGCGATTGAATGCCGTATTAACGCAGAACATCATGAAACTTTCGTTCCGTCTCCGGGAGAAATTACAGGTTATCATGCGCCGGGAGGTTGGGGCGTGCGTGTGGATAGTCATCTCTACCAGGGTTATCATGTTCCGCCTCATTATGACAGTTTGGTTGCAAAACTCATTGTATATGGGGATACACGCCAAGAATGTCTTAAGCGGGTAGAGCGAGCATTACGAGAATATGTGATTGATGGTATTGAGACAATACTCCCTCTTCACCGAACTTTAGTTGACGACCCCGATATTCAACGGGGAGATTACGATATTCATTGGCTTGAAAAGAAACTTAAGATGTGACGTCATCAAGGGTTATTTAATGGTCTTTTCAGGATTTTGTATATTTTCATTATGTTAAAATTGGATGAAAGATTCGCATTATGGTTTCTATTGATCAACTGCTCGCCTCTTTAAATATCTTTTTGCCAACCCCTCCTTTAGCTGTTGCGAATTATGTTCCTTATGTAATTGAAGGAAATAGAGTCATTATTTCTGGACAACTTCCTGTGAACGATGGCCAAGTTACCTTTAAGGGGAAAATTGGCCACGAAGTGTCTTTAGAAGAGGGACAGATGGCTGCAAGACTTTGCGCCATTAATATTCTCACTCAATTGAAAGTGGCATGTGAGGGGGATTTGGGTCGGGTACAAAGATGTTTGCGACTCGGTGGGTTTGTAAATTGCATTCCTGACTTTGCCGACCATGCTAAGGTCATTAATGGGGCGTCAGATTTAATGGTTGAAGTTTTTGGTGAAAATGGTCGTCATGCGCGTGCAGCAATTGGGGTTAGCTCTTTGCCATTAGGCGCTGCTGTTGAAGTTGAGGCAACTTTTCTAATCAGTTGATAAATAAGTTAAATTTTCAATTTTCATTTGCTGGTAGGCCCCAAGAGCTCTAGCGCGTGCTGCTGCATGATCCACGATAGGGTATGGATAAGTTTTGCCAATTTGAATCCCTGCTTTTTCAAGAATGGGCATCGGTGCTTGCCAAGGTTTATGGATGTATAAATTTGGGAGGGCTTTAAGTTCTGGCACCCAAAGACGAATGTAAGCACCTTCGGGATCAAATTTTTCAGCCTGCAAAGTTGGATTAAAAATACGAAAATAAGGTGCAGCATCTACACCGCAACCTGCTGCCCACTGCCAATTCATTGCATTGCTCGCAAGATCAGCATCCACAAGTGTATCCCAAAACCATCGTTCACCATCTTGCCAGGGGATAAGGAGATGCTTGACTAAAAATGAGGCAACAATCATGCGAACACGATTATGCATCCACCCCGTGTGCCATAATTCTCTCATGCCGGCATCAACGATAGGATAACCAGTCAGCCCTTTCTGCCAAGCTTTTAAACCCTCAGGGTCATAACGCCAGGGGAAAGCTTTAAATTGAGGGCGCAAAGGGTCATCACTCATGTGAGGGAAATGATACGCTAAGTAATAAGCAAATTCCCGCCAACCAATTTCTGCAAGAAATGTGTGACTATCTTGCGAGCTAGCTGGGTTTTGGACTTGCTGTGCTCGAATCACGTGCCATATTTGATTGGGACTTATTTCTCCCCAATGAAGGTGAGGTGATAGGCGAGAAGTTCGTTCATTTGCTGGGAAGTTGCGTTGAAGTTGGTATCCTACAAGATTTTCCTCGACAAAGGTGCTTAAACGTTCATGTGCTCCCCTTTCTCCTGGTGTCCAAAACTCTTCAAATCCTGCTGCCCAATTGGGCGCAACTGGTAATAAATCCCACGCTTCTAACTTATCTGAAGTCTCTTGTATAGTTGGGATGTATTGCGGGCTTGGATGGGGACGTTCAGGTCTTAAGATTTTTAGACAATGATTCCAATAGGAAGAAAATATTTGATAAGGTTTCCCAGATTGATTAAGCATAGTTACGGGATCTGAAAGTAGATTGCCTTTAGAAACTTGGCATATTATTCCGTAGGTTTGGAAAAATTCTTGAAGTACACTTTCATCAGGGTCAATTGATGTTCCATAACGCCGATTCATGAAAATTTGGGTGGCACCGACCTTTTGAATAAGCTCAAGAAGAATCGTTTTTGCATTTCCCCGCCGAAGACATAAATTTGGCAGCTGCGATTGTAAAGTTAGTAAACTTTTATGTAACCACCATCGAGAGGCTCCCCCTAAAAGACGTTTTATGGTGTGATCCTGATCGTCAAAAATAAACAACGGGAGAATAGGTTGGCCCGTTTTCAAAGCAGCCTGTAAAGCAGGATTGTCTGATAATCTTAAATCCTTTCGAAACCATAGGATGACAGGAGGCTGAGACGCGGAAGATTTGCTAATTGCCAGGGTCATATAAATTTCTCCATTTGAAATAAATAACCTTAAATGAGATAGTTGTCGAGATGGCATAGATGCCTCTTTTTCACTTAAGCTTTTAAAGCCATTGGTGGTGCTAAAACAAACAAGAAGATACCTGACAGGATAAATTTTTCATGACCGTACCTCTACCCATTTTGTATACATTTCGTCGCTGCCCCTATGCAATGCGTGCTCGCTTGGCAATTTATACAGCTAAAATTTCCCATGAACATCGAGAGGTTGATTTAAAGAATAAACCCCCTGAGATACTGGCGATTTCCCCTAAGGGTACGGTTCCTGTCCTGCAGTTGATGGATGAAAGAATTTTGGAACAAAGTCTAGATATTATGAAATGGGCGTTAAAAAATCCTCTATTATCTGAACACGATATTCAATTGATTCATGAAAATGATACGGTGTTTGCTCAAGCTTTAAATCGTTACAAGTACCCTAACCGATATCCTGAAGAAGCCAGCACAAATCATCGGGAGCAGGGTGAGATTTTTTTGAAAAAGGTAGAAAACAGGCTCACTCCGTTTTTAACGGGAAGTACGCTTACCTTAGTTGATATGGCCATTTTTCCTCTCATTCGCCAATTTATTTTAGTTGATAGGGCATGGTTTGAGAAGCAGTCTTACCCTCGATTAAAAGTATGGTTAGATTGTTTTACAACAAGTACCTTATTTGAGGAAGTGATGCGGCCGTATTCCCCTTGGTCAGCAGGGGATAAACCTATTTTCATTTCTTTTTAATTTGTCTGATGCCTGCAAGAAGCATCTTTCAAACTTTGGGGATGAGAAGTCTATACCTAACGACCAAAGGTAAAGGCATAGGCTTGCAAACCAGGCTCTAGGGCTTGAATTTCTAGCTGACCTTCTGCGAAAGAGGGTAAAGACACTAATTCGTATAGGGTATCTTTTGTAATTGTGACTTCATCATTTTTAACATCTGCACCAGAATTTTTTCCGAGACCCTGACTATTCAAAGTGATTTTTGCCTTGAGAGGCTGACCAGTCTCGCTTCCAAGAACAAGAAAGACTTTTTTGGCATTGAAATGAAGTTTGAGTTTTGCCTGGGCTTCTTTACATACACTTCTTTGTTTTTCAACAATCCATTTTCCTTCTAAAGACCAGCTATTAAGAGTGATATCACTAACATTTGGGTAATCAAAAGGTTGATCGGGAATGATGACGGAAGGGGAGGCAAATCTTTCGGCGCGTTCAGACCCTAAATAAGTTTCTGGAGTTATGGGATCGGTACCAATTTCTTTGGCTTCTACCGGAGTTTCTCCTTTTGAGGTTAATCCTAATAGATAGCGGATGTTGGACTCGGTGACATCATAATTTCCTTCACCAAAATGGGTATAAACTATTTTTCCTTCTCGGTCGATTAAGTAGTGGGCAGGCCAATAGCGATTTTTAAAATTAAGCCATGTTTTAAAGGCATTATCCAACGCTACACTGTAGTGAATATTATGTTGTTTAACGGCATTTTGGACATTTTTCAAATCCATCTCGAAGGCAAATTCGGGGGTATGAATGCCAATAATAACTAAGCCATTATTTCGATAGGTTTCATCCCATTTTATTAAATGAGGCAGCGTTCTCACACAATTTATACAAGAGTAGGTCCAAAAATCAATCAAAACGACTTTTCCTTTGAGGGAGTCTAAACTTAAAGGGGGGGAATTAATCCAATTTTGAATTCCAGCAATATTAGGAGCAGTATAGGGAGCCGGCAATCCATTTATTAATCCCTCTGAGGGGGGATTAATATTTTCTTTTGGCGCTTCTGTCGGAGCAAAGGAAGCTCCTGCAGGCCAAGCAGAATAAACAACGCTTATTAAAATAATAATTCCAAGCATTTTTCGAATAACGCCTGTATATGATTTCAGGGAAGAAACCTGTTTCATAATTCTTCTGCCCATTAAAATGAGAAACAACATAGGTAAAGATGCTCCGAGACTGAAAGATAGCAGGGTAAAGACAGTCTCAATGGTTGTTTGTTGCGTAACAGTTTGAACGATAACAGCTGCCATAATGGGACCAGCACAAGGGATCCAAATACATCCAATACCCACACCTAAAAATAATCCTCCTAGAAATCCCGAGTTGATAGCTTGGGTTTGCGCCAATTTTTCACCTAAATTGGCAAAATGAGTGGTCCATTTTGTAAATTTCTCACTTAAGGAATCGGAAATAAGCACAAGACCAAAAAGAAAGAGGAGAACAAAGGAGATATATCGAATGACGTTCACATCAATGCCGAGAGCTGTAATTAACTGGCGGGATAGGAGTGTTAACGCTGAGAAAGAAATCACAAAGCCGACAATGATGCCGTAGGGCCGCCACCTTGCCCCTTCAATGCCGACAGATAAAACAATAGGTAAAATGGGAAGGATACAAGGAGAGAGAATGAGGCCCAAACCCTCTAAAAATGCAAGTCCATATGCGAAAAAATTCATTTTGACCTCAATTCAGAACAAGAACTTAAACTCATTAATTTAATGCTATGTTTAAAATATTTATTAATCAAGGAACTTTAAAATACATTAATAATTTTCTAATTAATCTTGCGAAGATTGTTAATAAGCTGTTTTTTAAAACTAAAATACATAATTACTTTAAATTGGAATTGACCGGTATGAATGCCCATTGGGAGAAAATACGTGTAAAGGAATGAAACACAAGCCCCTTAGTCTACGGGAGCTAAGTCTGTATTAAGCAATATAACATTTTGATATGACAGAAAATTTTTTATCTTCATAATCTTTTTACCTCTTGTCTGTTATAAAAAATAATGTTGTCATAATACGTGTGACTACAGCAAAATTGGAT contains:
- the accB gene encoding acetyl-CoA carboxylase biotin carboxyl carrier protein is translated as MATKFKIDGDAIRQLAEILVDTKLTEIEYEDEGRRIRVSRGGGIHSSTVMTQETISGDSAFVPSPQNTAPSHPLTLSSHPGTVKSPMVGTAYMCSEPGAAPFVKVGDVITSGQTLMIIEAMKVMNPIKAPQAGKVTQIFAKDGTPVEFGEPLMIIE
- the accC gene encoding acetyl-CoA carboxylase biotin carboxylase subunit; the protein is MSSLTSILKVPSSAEPKLFDKILIANRGEIALRIQRACREMGIKTVAVHSTADATSMHVRLADESVCIGPPSGRDSYLKMSAIISAADITGATAIHPGVGFLSENAAFAGMIEEHGMTFIGPTPEHITLMGDKITAKKTMIDLGIPVVPGSDGGVDTDDQAIELGNTIGYPLLIKATSGGGGKGMKVANTAEELPQALRLARAEAKANFGNDQVYMERYLKRPRHIEVQILADAYGNVVHLGERDCSIQRRHQKIWEEAPSPGLSPEKRIELGQIVTKAIKKMGYRGVGTLEFLYEDGEFFFMEMNTRLQVEHPITEMVTGIDLVKEQIKVAAGFPLTLRQEDIKFTGHAIECRINAEHHETFVPSPGEITGYHAPGGWGVRVDSHLYQGYHVPPHYDSLVAKLIVYGDTRQECLKRVERALREYVIDGIETILPLHRTLVDDPDIQRGDYDIHWLEKKLKM
- a CDS encoding RidA family protein, whose amino-acid sequence is MVSIDQLLASLNIFLPTPPLAVANYVPYVIEGNRVIISGQLPVNDGQVTFKGKIGHEVSLEEGQMAARLCAINILTQLKVACEGDLGRVQRCLRLGGFVNCIPDFADHAKVINGASDLMVEVFGENGRHARAAIGVSSLPLGAAVEVEATFLIS
- a CDS encoding deoxyribodipyrimidine photo-lyase, whose amino-acid sequence is MTLAISKSSASQPPVILWFRKDLRLSDNPALQAALKTGQPILPLFIFDDQDHTIKRLLGGASRWWLHKSLLTLQSQLPNLCLRRGNAKTILLELIQKVGATQIFMNRRYGTSIDPDESVLQEFFQTYGIICQVSKGNLLSDPVTMLNQSGKPYQIFSSYWNHCLKILRPERPHPSPQYIPTIQETSDKLEAWDLLPVAPNWAAGFEEFWTPGERGAHERLSTFVEENLVGYQLQRNFPANERTSRLSPHLHWGEISPNQIWHVIRAQQVQNPASSQDSHTFLAEIGWREFAYYLAYHFPHMSDDPLRPQFKAFPWRYDPEGLKAWQKGLTGYPIVDAGMRELWHTGWMHNRVRMIVASFLVKHLLIPWQDGERWFWDTLVDADLASNAMNWQWAAGCGVDAAPYFRIFNPTLQAEKFDPEGAYIRLWVPELKALPNLYIHKPWQAPMPILEKAGIQIGKTYPYPIVDHAAARARALGAYQQMKIENLTYLSTD
- a CDS encoding glutathione S-transferase, with product MTVPLPILYTFRRCPYAMRARLAIYTAKISHEHREVDLKNKPPEILAISPKGTVPVLQLMDERILEQSLDIMKWALKNPLLSEHDIQLIHENDTVFAQALNRYKYPNRYPEEASTNHREQGEIFLKKVENRLTPFLTGSTLTLVDMAIFPLIRQFILVDRAWFEKQSYPRLKVWLDCFTTSTLFEEVMRPYSPWSAGDKPIFISF
- a CDS encoding cytochrome c biogenesis protein DipZ yields the protein MNFFAYGLAFLEGLGLILSPCILPILPIVLSVGIEGARWRPYGIIVGFVISFSALTLLSRQLITALGIDVNVIRYISFVLLFLFGLVLISDSLSEKFTKWTTHFANLGEKLAQTQAINSGFLGGLFLGVGIGCIWIPCAGPIMAAVIVQTVTQQTTIETVFTLLSFSLGASLPMLFLILMGRRIMKQVSSLKSYTGVIRKMLGIIILISVVYSAWPAGASFAPTEAPKENINPPSEGLINGLPAPYTAPNIAGIQNWINSPPLSLDSLKGKVVLIDFWTYSCINCVRTLPHLIKWDETYRNNGLVIIGIHTPEFAFEMDLKNVQNAVKQHNIHYSVALDNAFKTWLNFKNRYWPAHYLIDREGKIVYTHFGEGNYDVTESNIRYLLGLTSKGETPVEAKEIGTDPITPETYLGSERAERFASPSVIIPDQPFDYPNVSDITLNSWSLEGKWIVEKQRSVCKEAQAKLKLHFNAKKVFLVLGSETGQPLKAKITLNSQGLGKNSGADVKNDEVTITKDTLYELVSLPSFAEGQLEIQALEPGLQAYAFTFGR